One window from the genome of Osmerus eperlanus chromosome 1, fOsmEpe2.1, whole genome shotgun sequence encodes:
- the itih3a.1 gene encoding inter-alpha-trypsin inhibitor heavy chain H3a isoform X1: protein MKSVLSCSSVMSGVWSVLLLWSCVSHFGPISSNGALIISRDSITAQDSDGGTRLLKKRSTSNEGVEVYSVKVDCKVTSRFAHTVMTTSAMNKANSSQEIFFEVDLPKTAFITNFSMEIESQTYVGEVKEKEKAKKQYEKAISSGQTAGLVKASGRKMEKFSVSVNIAPNSNVTFTLTYEEMLQRRHGQYEILTRVKPKQLVHNFEIVADIYEPQGIAFLDAYGTFITNELLPLVEKTVTDTKARVSFCPTMEQQRTCPNCDSTMMDGDFIIKYDVNRAKSLGDIQIVNGYFVHFFAPMDLPRVAKNVVFVIDRSGSMHGPKMTQTIVALQTILSDLHEEDFFGLVMFDDKISTWRDSLSKATKQNVTDAKLFVANIREYGLTNINDAVLRAVDMLVKDKQNNLFPDRSVSMIILLTDGMPNIGVRNIPQIQENVKNAIAGNMSLFCLGFGNDVDYSFLDVMARQNEGVARRIYEASDATVQLQGFYDEVASPLLSAVDMRYPDNIVNSLTTNHFPQLFNGTEIVVAGRLNDNDIDNFLVEVFAQGSENDFQVQGQASAQEWDVLYPEQEYIFGDFTERMWAYLTIQQLLEKRGSGTEEEKSNATAQALELSLQYSFVTPLTSMVVTKPETEEGPVGPSIADKLTEEERQRIEKRGYLAPSLVSYNSRPSLSSPTYFVDGDPHFMIELPEREDALCFNIDDTPGTILNLVRDPQSGLLVNGQTIGDKKVAPDGKVNTYFGRFGIVHPGLGLRLEVTTQDITVFQDVKQAKLLWSDTATVKGPTVDLQVTKDRSLIVTIRDSVKFVVLLHKVWKGHPYHQDYLGFYTLEEHLLSSRVHGLLGQFYHGVQFEVRDLRPGEVPEKPDATMLVKGKELNVTRGWQRDFRRDLKKGEKVPCWFIHNNGTGLIDGDISDYVVSGVFKAI, encoded by the exons ATGAAGTCAGTGTTAAGCTGCAGTTCAGTCATGTCTGGAGTGTGGAGCGTGCTGCTGCTGTGGAGCTGTGTCTCTCACTTTGGTCCCATTTCATCCAATGGAGCTCTGATTATCTCCCGGGATTCCATCACCGCACAG GACTCTGATGGTGGTACAAGGCTGCTCAAG AAAAGGAGTACCAGCAATGAGGGG GTGGAGGTGTATAGTGTGAAGGTGGACTGTAAGGTGACCTCTCGCTTCGCCCACACAGTCATGACCACCAGTGCCATGAACAAGGCCAACTCTTCACAGGAAATCTTTTTTGAAGTGGACCTGCCCAAGACCGCCTTCATCACTAACTTCAGCAT GGAGATTGAAAGTCAGACCTATGTGGGTGAGgtgaaagagaaggaaaaggcCAAGAAGCAGTATGAGAAAGCTATTTCATCAGGGCAGACTGCAGGCCTGGTCAA GGCATCAggaagaaagatggagaagTTCTCTGTATCTGTGAACATTGCACCCAACAGTAATGTCACATTCACTCTGACTTATGAGGAGATGCTTCAACGTCGTCATGGCCAGTATGAGATCTTAACCCGGGTCAAACCAAAACAACTGGTCCACAACTTTGAG ATTGTAGCAGACATCTATGAACCCCAGGGCATTGCCTTCCTGGACGCCTACGGGACCTTCATCACTAATGAACTGCTCCCCCTGGTAGAGAAGACTGTTACTGACACTAAG GCGCGTGTGTCCTTCTGTCCAACAATGGAGCAACAGAGGACATGTCCAAACTGTGACAGCACGATGATGGATGGAGATTTCATCATCAAATATGATGTAAATCGAGCTAAAAGTCTGGGAGACATTCAG ATAGTGAATGGGTACTTTGTTCACTTCTTCGCTCCAATGGATTTACCCAGAGTGGCAAAAAATGTGGTGTTTGTGATCGATAGGAGTGGGTCCATGCATGGACCCAAAATGACACAG ACAATAGTTGCACTGCAGACTATCCTCAGTGACCTACATGAGGAGGACTTCTTTGGCCTGGTCATGTTTGACGACAAAATCAGTACATGGAGGGATTCTTTAAGTAAGGCCACAAAGCAGAACGTGACGGACGCAAAGTTGTTTGTTGCAAACATACGTGAATATGGAT TGACTAACATAAACGATGCAGTGCTGAGGGCAGTGGACATGTTGGTCAAAGACAAGCAGAATAACTTGTTCCCAGATAGGAGTGTGTCCATGATAATCTTACTGACTGATGGAATGCCCAACATAG gagTTCGGAATATCCCACAGATCCAAGAAAATGTAAAGAACGCTATCGCTGGGAATatgtctctcttctgtctggGTTTTGGGAACGACGTGGACTACTCCTTCCTGGACGTGATGGCCAGGCAGAATGAAGGAGTTGCCCGGAGGATCTACGAAGCCTCGGATGCCACTGTCCAGCTCCAG ggTTTCTATGATGAAGTGGCTAGTCCCCTACTCTCAGCAGTGGACATGCGGTACCCTGATAACATTGTCAACTCCCTGACCACAAACCACTTCCCCCAACTGTTCAATGGGACTGAGATTGTCGTGGCGGGCCGACTGAATGACAATGACATCGATAATTTCCTGGTGGAAGTATTTGCACAAGGG AGTGAGAACGACTTCCAGGTccagggtcaggccagtgcCCAAGAGTGGGACGTCCTCTACCCAGAGCAGGAGTACATCTTCGGGGACTTCACAGAGCGCATGTGGGCCTATCTTACCATCCAACAGCTGCTGGAGAAGAG AGGAAGTGGCACTGAAGAAGAGAAAAGCAACGCCACAGCCCAGGCCCTGGAGCTGTCTCTCCAGTATAGCTTTGtcactcccctcacctccatgGTGGTCACCAAGcctgagacagaggagggaccaGTAGGCCCCTCCATTGCAGACAAGCTGACTGAGG AGGAAAGACAAAGAATAGAGAAACGAG GTTATCTTGCACCCAGCTTGGTGAGTTATAACTCTCGcccatcattatcatcaccaaCATACTTTG TGGATGGAGACCCCCACTTCATGATTGAGCTGCCAGAGAGGGAGGATGCGCTGTGCTTTAACATCGATGACACACCAGGGACCATCTTGAATCTGGTGAGGGACCCACAGTCAG GTCTTCTTGTTAACGGGCAAACAATTGGAGATAAGAAGGTGGCTCCAGATGGCAAAGTCAACACCTATTTTGGGCGTTTTGGCATAGTCCACCCAGGACTAGGCCTGAGACTGGAGGTGACCACTCAGGACATCACTGTGTTTCAAGATGTCAAGCAGGCCAAGCTGCTGTGGTCCGACACCGCCACTGTCAAAGGACCCAC TGTGGACTTGCAGGTGACAAAAGACCGCAGTCTGATAGTCACCATTAGAGATTCAGTGAAGTTTGTGGTCCTCCTTCACAAGGTGTGGAAGGGGCACCCCTATCACCAGGACTACCTGGGCTTCTACACCCTGGAAGAACACCTTCTCTCTTCCAGGGTCCATGGCCTGCTAG GCCAGTTTTATCATGGGGTACAGTTTGAGGTGAGGGACCTGCGCCCAGGAGAAGTCCCAGAGAAACCAGATGCAACCATGTTGGTGAAGGGAAAGGAGCTCAATGTGACAAG GGGGTGGCAGCGGGACTTCAGGAGAGATCTAAAGAAGGGTGAGAAAGTTCCCTGCTGGTTCATCCACAACAACGGAACTGGCCTCATAGATGGAGATATCTCAGACTACGTTGTGTCAGGGGTCTTCAAGGCAATTTGA
- the itih3a.1 gene encoding inter-alpha-trypsin inhibitor heavy chain H3a isoform X2, translated as MKSVLSCSSVMSGVWSVLLLWSCVSHFGPISSNGALIISRDSITAQDSDGGTRLLKVEVYSVKVDCKVTSRFAHTVMTTSAMNKANSSQEIFFEVDLPKTAFITNFSMEIESQTYVGEVKEKEKAKKQYEKAISSGQTAGLVKASGRKMEKFSVSVNIAPNSNVTFTLTYEEMLQRRHGQYEILTRVKPKQLVHNFEIVADIYEPQGIAFLDAYGTFITNELLPLVEKTVTDTKARVSFCPTMEQQRTCPNCDSTMMDGDFIIKYDVNRAKSLGDIQIVNGYFVHFFAPMDLPRVAKNVVFVIDRSGSMHGPKMTQTIVALQTILSDLHEEDFFGLVMFDDKISTWRDSLSKATKQNVTDAKLFVANIREYGLTNINDAVLRAVDMLVKDKQNNLFPDRSVSMIILLTDGMPNIGVRNIPQIQENVKNAIAGNMSLFCLGFGNDVDYSFLDVMARQNEGVARRIYEASDATVQLQGFYDEVASPLLSAVDMRYPDNIVNSLTTNHFPQLFNGTEIVVAGRLNDNDIDNFLVEVFAQGSENDFQVQGQASAQEWDVLYPEQEYIFGDFTERMWAYLTIQQLLEKRGSGTEEEKSNATAQALELSLQYSFVTPLTSMVVTKPETEEGPVGPSIADKLTEEERQRIEKRGYLAPSLVSYNSRPSLSSPTYFVDGDPHFMIELPEREDALCFNIDDTPGTILNLVRDPQSGLLVNGQTIGDKKVAPDGKVNTYFGRFGIVHPGLGLRLEVTTQDITVFQDVKQAKLLWSDTATVKGPTVDLQVTKDRSLIVTIRDSVKFVVLLHKVWKGHPYHQDYLGFYTLEEHLLSSRVHGLLGQFYHGVQFEVRDLRPGEVPEKPDATMLVKGKELNVTRGWQRDFRRDLKKGEKVPCWFIHNNGTGLIDGDISDYVVSGVFKAI; from the exons ATGAAGTCAGTGTTAAGCTGCAGTTCAGTCATGTCTGGAGTGTGGAGCGTGCTGCTGCTGTGGAGCTGTGTCTCTCACTTTGGTCCCATTTCATCCAATGGAGCTCTGATTATCTCCCGGGATTCCATCACCGCACAG GACTCTGATGGTGGTACAAGGCTGCTCAAG GTGGAGGTGTATAGTGTGAAGGTGGACTGTAAGGTGACCTCTCGCTTCGCCCACACAGTCATGACCACCAGTGCCATGAACAAGGCCAACTCTTCACAGGAAATCTTTTTTGAAGTGGACCTGCCCAAGACCGCCTTCATCACTAACTTCAGCAT GGAGATTGAAAGTCAGACCTATGTGGGTGAGgtgaaagagaaggaaaaggcCAAGAAGCAGTATGAGAAAGCTATTTCATCAGGGCAGACTGCAGGCCTGGTCAA GGCATCAggaagaaagatggagaagTTCTCTGTATCTGTGAACATTGCACCCAACAGTAATGTCACATTCACTCTGACTTATGAGGAGATGCTTCAACGTCGTCATGGCCAGTATGAGATCTTAACCCGGGTCAAACCAAAACAACTGGTCCACAACTTTGAG ATTGTAGCAGACATCTATGAACCCCAGGGCATTGCCTTCCTGGACGCCTACGGGACCTTCATCACTAATGAACTGCTCCCCCTGGTAGAGAAGACTGTTACTGACACTAAG GCGCGTGTGTCCTTCTGTCCAACAATGGAGCAACAGAGGACATGTCCAAACTGTGACAGCACGATGATGGATGGAGATTTCATCATCAAATATGATGTAAATCGAGCTAAAAGTCTGGGAGACATTCAG ATAGTGAATGGGTACTTTGTTCACTTCTTCGCTCCAATGGATTTACCCAGAGTGGCAAAAAATGTGGTGTTTGTGATCGATAGGAGTGGGTCCATGCATGGACCCAAAATGACACAG ACAATAGTTGCACTGCAGACTATCCTCAGTGACCTACATGAGGAGGACTTCTTTGGCCTGGTCATGTTTGACGACAAAATCAGTACATGGAGGGATTCTTTAAGTAAGGCCACAAAGCAGAACGTGACGGACGCAAAGTTGTTTGTTGCAAACATACGTGAATATGGAT TGACTAACATAAACGATGCAGTGCTGAGGGCAGTGGACATGTTGGTCAAAGACAAGCAGAATAACTTGTTCCCAGATAGGAGTGTGTCCATGATAATCTTACTGACTGATGGAATGCCCAACATAG gagTTCGGAATATCCCACAGATCCAAGAAAATGTAAAGAACGCTATCGCTGGGAATatgtctctcttctgtctggGTTTTGGGAACGACGTGGACTACTCCTTCCTGGACGTGATGGCCAGGCAGAATGAAGGAGTTGCCCGGAGGATCTACGAAGCCTCGGATGCCACTGTCCAGCTCCAG ggTTTCTATGATGAAGTGGCTAGTCCCCTACTCTCAGCAGTGGACATGCGGTACCCTGATAACATTGTCAACTCCCTGACCACAAACCACTTCCCCCAACTGTTCAATGGGACTGAGATTGTCGTGGCGGGCCGACTGAATGACAATGACATCGATAATTTCCTGGTGGAAGTATTTGCACAAGGG AGTGAGAACGACTTCCAGGTccagggtcaggccagtgcCCAAGAGTGGGACGTCCTCTACCCAGAGCAGGAGTACATCTTCGGGGACTTCACAGAGCGCATGTGGGCCTATCTTACCATCCAACAGCTGCTGGAGAAGAG AGGAAGTGGCACTGAAGAAGAGAAAAGCAACGCCACAGCCCAGGCCCTGGAGCTGTCTCTCCAGTATAGCTTTGtcactcccctcacctccatgGTGGTCACCAAGcctgagacagaggagggaccaGTAGGCCCCTCCATTGCAGACAAGCTGACTGAGG AGGAAAGACAAAGAATAGAGAAACGAG GTTATCTTGCACCCAGCTTGGTGAGTTATAACTCTCGcccatcattatcatcaccaaCATACTTTG TGGATGGAGACCCCCACTTCATGATTGAGCTGCCAGAGAGGGAGGATGCGCTGTGCTTTAACATCGATGACACACCAGGGACCATCTTGAATCTGGTGAGGGACCCACAGTCAG GTCTTCTTGTTAACGGGCAAACAATTGGAGATAAGAAGGTGGCTCCAGATGGCAAAGTCAACACCTATTTTGGGCGTTTTGGCATAGTCCACCCAGGACTAGGCCTGAGACTGGAGGTGACCACTCAGGACATCACTGTGTTTCAAGATGTCAAGCAGGCCAAGCTGCTGTGGTCCGACACCGCCACTGTCAAAGGACCCAC TGTGGACTTGCAGGTGACAAAAGACCGCAGTCTGATAGTCACCATTAGAGATTCAGTGAAGTTTGTGGTCCTCCTTCACAAGGTGTGGAAGGGGCACCCCTATCACCAGGACTACCTGGGCTTCTACACCCTGGAAGAACACCTTCTCTCTTCCAGGGTCCATGGCCTGCTAG GCCAGTTTTATCATGGGGTACAGTTTGAGGTGAGGGACCTGCGCCCAGGAGAAGTCCCAGAGAAACCAGATGCAACCATGTTGGTGAAGGGAAAGGAGCTCAATGTGACAAG GGGGTGGCAGCGGGACTTCAGGAGAGATCTAAAGAAGGGTGAGAAAGTTCCCTGCTGGTTCATCCACAACAACGGAACTGGCCTCATAGATGGAGATATCTCAGACTACGTTGTGTCAGGGGTCTTCAAGGCAATTTGA
- the mustn1b gene encoding musculoskeletal embryonic nuclear protein 1b, which translates to MSQPAEVKKKKRPVMKEEDLKGARSKLGLKGEVKSKTYEVMAECERMGKVAPSVFSGARSGGETALEKPVAKTPGASVFGK; encoded by the exons ATGTCACAG CCTGCTGAGGTAAAGAAGAAGAAGCGTCCAGTAATGAAGGAGGAGGATCTGAAAGGAGCACGTAGTAAACTGGGCCTGAAGGGCGAGGTCAAGAGTAAGACCTATGAGGTCATGGCAGAATGTG AGCGTATGGGGAAGGTGGCTCCCTCTGTGTTCAGTGGCGCGAGGTCTGGTGGAGAAACTGCACTGGAGAAGCCTGTTGCTAAAACACCTGGAGCCAGTGTGTTTGGCAagtag